The Deltaproteobacteria bacterium genome includes a window with the following:
- a CDS encoding HAMP domain-containing protein, translated as MQGRVKTSLRRKLIITTAMTLLLVSVGTISVVARLQVQQSDEHYAKIGEGITSGLTDKGIILATNHALALRGFVEANAFGDVKDLVNRTVAEDVDVIYGLFVDADMSPWAFAAPGTNEEDTEITGWEKLGVSEEMLEQDSGNRQFTIYDQDILEFSSKVEVDGELLGSIRYGLSKARIDKELQIAREESDAALIEIMKILIGLGFFFVFVGAFLTWRQAIRITSPLGVLTEAADAIASGDHSVQVDVQSGDEIEILASSFNKMVRDLAASYDELEQLNKGLEEKVEERTRDLQQKTDDVGNMLKNLRQGIFTVTEGQTIHHEYSAYLEKILDTKDIAGNSIMDVLLSGTNLGPDAVDRVFVALSNMLGKPSINYVMNGHLLPREFEKDAPGGAIKILEAEWNAITDTGGTTQKIMVTLRDVTELRQLQREMGEQKRQLEMVGQILAVRIDDFKTFIFSSTEFLDRNQSLILGTSERDSEVIGELFRNMHTIKGNARTYGFTFLNDILHESETRYKELREDEDKPWDPAELLEELDLVTAATQAYIDVFDNKLSNLADNQVTEGAGVSGEFVQELKGLIDGGRNGGLGLEAILDGLECSVRINTGQALGDVLSSAISGMASIADELEKPIPAVDITDPNIRIPADVAPLIQNVFVHVFRNAVDHGLESAKEREGAGKNPNGTITLETSLEEDRLIVRVQDDGRGLDIGGLKRKYSEINGGSEVPADEAKIAELIFYSGLSTAEQVTDISGRGVGMDAVKKFLEDRGGFAQVELTGKEGANFRPFSLVFGVPL; from the coding sequence GTGCAAGGCAGAGTAAAGACAAGTCTGAGGCGCAAGCTGATTATTACAACGGCCATGACCTTACTCCTGGTCAGTGTGGGCACAATTTCGGTTGTTGCTAGGCTTCAAGTGCAACAGTCAGACGAGCATTACGCTAAGATCGGAGAAGGTATTACCAGCGGCCTAACGGACAAAGGTATCATCTTGGCGACGAATCACGCCCTGGCATTGCGAGGTTTTGTAGAAGCCAATGCTTTCGGCGACGTTAAGGATTTGGTGAACCGTACGGTAGCCGAAGATGTTGATGTCATTTATGGACTCTTCGTTGATGCAGATATGAGTCCTTGGGCTTTTGCCGCACCTGGTACAAACGAAGAAGATACAGAGATCACGGGTTGGGAGAAGCTGGGCGTAAGTGAAGAAATGCTGGAGCAAGATTCCGGCAACCGACAGTTTACGATTTATGATCAGGATATTCTGGAGTTTTCATCGAAGGTGGAAGTGGACGGGGAACTCCTGGGTAGTATCCGCTATGGATTGTCGAAAGCTAGGATCGACAAAGAGCTACAAATCGCGAGAGAAGAATCAGATGCCGCACTGATTGAAATCATGAAGATTTTAATTGGTTTGGGCTTCTTCTTTGTTTTCGTCGGTGCGTTTCTTACTTGGCGACAGGCCATCCGAATTACCAGCCCGCTGGGAGTTCTTACGGAAGCTGCGGATGCAATTGCATCTGGAGATCATTCGGTTCAGGTTGATGTGCAAAGCGGTGACGAAATTGAGATTCTCGCATCTTCGTTTAACAAGATGGTTCGAGACTTGGCAGCATCTTACGATGAACTTGAGCAGTTGAACAAAGGGTTGGAGGAGAAGGTCGAAGAGCGGACTCGGGACCTACAGCAGAAAACCGATGACGTAGGAAATATGTTGAAAAATCTTCGGCAGGGTATTTTCACCGTTACCGAGGGTCAAACGATTCACCACGAGTATTCCGCGTACTTGGAAAAAATTCTCGATACAAAAGATATTGCCGGCAATAGCATCATGGATGTTTTGCTCTCTGGGACAAACCTTGGCCCAGATGCAGTCGACCGAGTTTTTGTAGCCCTGAGCAATATGCTGGGCAAGCCGAGCATCAATTACGTGATGAACGGGCACCTACTACCCAGAGAATTTGAAAAGGATGCTCCGGGCGGTGCGATTAAGATTCTGGAAGCCGAGTGGAACGCGATTACAGATACGGGCGGTACCACCCAGAAGATCATGGTGACCTTGCGCGACGTTACAGAGCTACGCCAGTTACAGCGTGAGATGGGTGAGCAGAAGCGACAGCTGGAGATGGTGGGTCAGATTTTGGCGGTTCGGATTGATGACTTTAAGACCTTCATCTTCTCGAGCACCGAATTTCTCGATCGAAACCAGTCTCTCATTTTAGGAACCTCGGAGCGTGACTCTGAAGTCATTGGAGAGCTCTTTCGAAATATGCACACAATTAAAGGTAACGCCCGAACTTACGGTTTTACCTTTTTGAATGACATTCTGCATGAGTCGGAAACCCGTTATAAAGAATTACGTGAAGATGAGGACAAACCTTGGGATCCTGCTGAGTTACTTGAGGAGCTGGATTTAGTTACGGCTGCAACTCAAGCTTATATCGACGTCTTTGATAATAAGCTAAGCAACTTGGCTGACAACCAAGTGACCGAAGGGGCCGGTGTTTCCGGAGAATTCGTACAAGAGCTTAAAGGACTCATCGACGGTGGACGAAACGGCGGCTTAGGGCTTGAGGCAATTTTAGACGGTCTCGAGTGCTCGGTACGTATCAATACGGGACAAGCACTCGGGGATGTCTTGAGTTCAGCTATTTCGGGAATGGCGTCTATCGCTGACGAGCTTGAAAAACCTATACCCGCCGTGGATATTACGGATCCTAATATTCGTATCCCTGCCGATGTAGCGCCACTGATACAAAATGTCTTTGTTCATGTATTTAGAAATGCAGTCGACCACGGCTTAGAATCAGCCAAGGAGCGCGAAGGCGCAGGTAAAAATCCAAATGGAACCATTACCCTTGAGACCAGCTTAGAGGAAGATCGGTTGATTGTTCGAGTACAAGATGATGGCCGAGGGTTAGATATCGGCGGCCTGAAGCGTAAGTACAGTGAAATTAACGGGGGCTCTGAGGTGCCGGCAGACGAGGCGAAGATTGCAGAGCTGATCTTTTACTCCGGGCTTTCAACGGCTGAGCAAGTGACCGACATATCTGGTCGGGGCGTAGGTATGGATGCGGTGAAGAAGTTTCTGGAAGACCGAGGTGGTTTCGCTCAAGTGGAACTTACCGGTAAAGAAGGAGCGAACTTTCGTCCATTCTCTCTCGTCTTCGGCGTGCCGCTCTAG